The Candidatus Neomarinimicrobiota bacterium sequence ACTCCCAGTAAAAACAGACATTCTCATTGTGGATGATGGTTCACCAGATGGCACAGCTGACATTGTAAAAGCTCGTCAAAAAGGCACTCCCGAGTTGCACCTCATGGAAAGAGCAGGCAAACTCGGTCTTGGTACAGCTTATATCGCTGGTTTCAAATATGCCATTGAGCATGAGTATGACACGGTCGTGCAGATGGATGGTGATTTTTCTCATGACCCTGAAGTTATTGTGACCTTTCTCAAAGAAATTGAAACCAATGACCTGATTATTGGCTCAAGGTATTTAAATGGCATTAGTGTCGTAAACTGGCCACTTCAACGTCTGATGTTGAGCTATTTTGCCAGCAAATATATTCAAATGATTACCCGCATGCCTGTGAATGACGGTACAGGTGGATT is a genomic window containing:
- a CDS encoding polyprenol monophosphomannose synthase gives rise to the protein MSRNLTIIPTYNEKENILLVIDKVLSLPVKTDILIVDDGSPDGTADIVKARQKGTPELHLMERAGKLGLGTAYIAGFKYAIEHEYDTVVQMDGDFSHDPEVIVTFLKEIETNDLIIGSRYLNGISVVNWPLQRLMLSYFASKYIQMITRMPVNDGTGGFKCWRVDFLKQINLDKVRSNGYSFQVEMNFRAWRRSPDRVKEVPILFVDRTVGQSKMSKAIVREAIWRVWWLRLMALLGKI